Genomic segment of Kibdelosporangium phytohabitans:
GCAGGACGACCAGCATCCGCCGTCTCGCGTGCACAGCCATGATCAGTGCGACTGCCATGAACAAGCCGGTCGAGGCGAAACCGCCGTACGCCACGGGTTCCCAGAGCGTGAGCTTCGACAGCATGACCTGGAAGGGGATGCGCGCCTGTTCCCCGTTGGCCGCCTTGAGCACGAGCTCCCAGCGACCGGTCCGGTCCACGTCGAGCCGGACCGGGTGGGTGCCGCGCCTGTCGATGTCCACTGTGGCCTTGCGCGGCGAACCGACCAGCCCGGCCTCGATCGACGTCCTGGCGACCGGGTCGTGCGCGATGAAGTCGATGTCGAGCGGCCCCGGCACCTCCCGCGTCCCGCGGACCACCAGCGTCAGCTCGTTGCCCGCGAAACTCTGCGCCAGGTGGAAGTCCGCGGTGTCGCTGACCCCGTGCGCCCCGGCCGGCGGCGCGGTCACCGCCAGCATCGCGAAGACCGCCCCCAGCACCGCCAAGATCCGCCCCATGCCACACGAAGTTAGGGCGCGGCGGCATGCGGCCGAATCCTGCGAACGAGCCGCGAGAAGTACTACTTAAGCAGGACCGGTCACGGCTTGGTGCGCTCCGGCGTCACGCACCGTGGCGATCACGGAGGGTATGCGGCAGCCGGCGGCAACTGCGCGTTCCCGCCGGAGTGGTCGCACCAGGTGACCGCCGCCGGCATGTCGCTCTGATGCACAGACGACCAACCAGTGGTCCACTTGATCGCATGGAACTGCTGGACGCTCATGGAAGTGCGTTGAGCGGGTTCGACTGGCTGGTCAAGGCGATCGGCCCGGACGACTGGGCCGGTGCGACGCCGTGCCCCGGCTGGAACGTGCGTGACCTGCTCAATCACCTGGTCGCCGAACAGCTGTGGGTACCGCCGCTGCTCGGTGGCGCCGCCCTCGACGAGGTCGGCGAACAGTTCGACGGCGACCTGCTCGGCGACGACCCGGTCGGCGTGTGGGCCGTGGTGTCCGCCGAGGCCCGCGAGGCGTGGCTGCGGCCCGGCGCGCTCGACCGTGACGTGCACCTCAGCTACGGCCTCGTGCCCGCCGCGGAGTTCGGCTGGCAGATGACGCTCGACCTGGCCGTGCACGGCTGGGACCTGGCCAAGGGGATCGGCGAGACCTCGCCGTTGCACGACGAACTGGCCGAGGCCCTGCTCGCGGTGTTCTCCCCGCAGGTGTGGCGCTGGCAGGGCACGGGGATCTTCGACCCGCCCGTGCCGGTGTCGGTCGACGCGGGCGCGCCCGCCCGGCTGCTCGGTTTGGTCGGACGGCACCACTGACGCTCGCTACACTTGGCAGGTCTTGTGTGGACCCTGCAAGGAGTGAGTAGGTAAGGTGCGCGACGCCAAGTCGCCCGGTGGCAGTAGCCAGCCGGGCGATTCTCCCGGCTGCCATATTCGCCCGGACACCGGAGTTGTGCGGTGACCGGACCACTGTTCGATGTTCTCGGCATTCTCGCCGTTGTCCTCCTGACGCTCGGAACAGCCGTTTTCGTCGCGGCCGAGTTCTCGCTGACCGCGCTCGACCGCAGCCAGGTCGAGAGCCACGCGCAGCGCCAGGACGACCGCAAGGCCCGGAATGTCCGCAAAGCCCACCGCACGCTGTCGTTCCAGCTGTCCGGTGCGCAGGTCGGCATCACGATCACCACGCTGACCACGGGTTATCTCGCCGAGCCGATCATCGGCGAGTGGCTGGTGCCGCTGATGCGGCTGGTCGGCCTGCCCGACGGCGCCGCGCACGGCTTCGCGCTGGCGATCGCGCTGCTGCTGGCGAACTTCATCTCGATGCTGTTCGGCGAGCTGGTGCCCAAGAACGTGGCCATCTCCAAGCCGCTGGCCACCGCGCGGACCGTCGCCGGCTTCCAGATGGGCTTCTCCCGGTCGCTGGGCTGGTTCATCAACGGCCTGAACGCGATGGCGAACTGGCTGGTGCGCAGGCTGGGCGTGGAACCGGCGGACGAGCTGGCCTCGGCCAGGTCACCGCAGGAACTCGGCTCGCTCGTGCGCTCCAGCGCCGAGCACGGCACGCTCGACCAGGGCACGGCCAAGTTGCTGGACCGTTCGCTGCGCTTCGGCGACCGCACGGCTGGTGAGCTGATGACGCCACGCGTGCGCGTGCACGCCCTGCGGGCTGACGCGACCGTGCCCGACCTGATCGAGCTCGCCAGGGCCACCGGGTTCTCCCGGTTCCCCGTGCACAAGGGTGACCTCGACGAGGTGATCGGTGTCGTGCACGTCAAACAGATCTTCGGCGTGCCGCCCGAGCTGCGGGCGACGACCGAGCTGGCCAAGCTCGCCCGGCTGGTGCCGACGGTGCCCGAGAGCCTCGACGGCGATACGCTGCTCGACCGCCTGCGCGGCTCCGGCCTGCAGGTGGCGC
This window contains:
- a CDS encoding TIGR03086 family metal-binding protein is translated as MELLDAHGSALSGFDWLVKAIGPDDWAGATPCPGWNVRDLLNHLVAEQLWVPPLLGGAALDEVGEQFDGDLLGDDPVGVWAVVSAEAREAWLRPGALDRDVHLSYGLVPAAEFGWQMTLDLAVHGWDLAKGIGETSPLHDELAEALLAVFSPQVWRWQGTGIFDPPVPVSVDAGAPARLLGLVGRHH
- a CDS encoding hemolysin family protein, producing MTGPLFDVLGILAVVLLTLGTAVFVAAEFSLTALDRSQVESHAQRQDDRKARNVRKAHRTLSFQLSGAQVGITITTLTTGYLAEPIIGEWLVPLMRLVGLPDGAAHGFALAIALLLANFISMLFGELVPKNVAISKPLATARTVAGFQMGFSRSLGWFINGLNAMANWLVRRLGVEPADELASARSPQELGSLVRSSAEHGTLDQGTAKLLDRSLRFGDRTAGELMTPRVRVHALRADATVPDLIELARATGFSRFPVHKGDLDEVIGVVHVKQIFGVPPELRATTELAKLARLVPTVPESLDGDTLLDRLRGSGLQVALVVDEYGGTAGIVTLEDLIEEIVGDVRDEHDRGEVSPVRPLGRDSWMVSGLLRDDELAEATGFRMPSGEYETLAGLVLSRLGRIPEVNDEVVVDGWRITVMRMDRHRVAELRVTRLASQDAPAEAGAR